One genomic region from Phragmites australis chromosome 1, lpPhrAust1.1, whole genome shotgun sequence encodes:
- the LOC133921610 gene encoding uncharacterized protein LOC133921610 isoform X2, with product MCKEERLRGDSAESARETESDARDLLEKEIIELKAQNSTLQQTQTICKNDNELLRISKLEEENINLKQVVGEERKKITYEKKKVEEEKNKALEMQKILKSETQKSEEYRKVADTERKIANDWRLSCERLRSETNEAKAQLAAQLQKTEVALKRVEAEKQKVPREKKRADSEKSLDEKNKTLIEVERKKVMEEKSRADNLFAKLVEQKKLNEDLRTSIKVERKNAIEEKKRADHLLQKFEEERIFLQRKSNELRAVRDVISSGKYGRQHVDRASESANVKLLKEKLKLKKGQLKHVKNVSKLDKAKNTLIRRELQRLKQDWMQLLSRFNMLDDHLAGGIEGIHVLTELKQHPEMHGFEQNLLPNDPVTAPYFGLQSGMVPFGSCIPRGYTSYQLPRESCTRPISGTSSELGLPLGSSLRTKSKSHHRSSCRTSKSDEKFMGSQGKDSLFVSSSTDIRKNQNSVVPELPTKDSNDTTRQDDRALSREALNLSLSAGTEITVKALGGERKRKRTKKLLESTACLTSKHDLLHLKSKVHATTLNDILAFKDDRSGLQQENDIMPCVTEGDMENHRRKYLAVADKALPFSCPAKMPSPCGGNACVGSKFALLLSFEEMIRGNCLKLLNLDNYADEEKYRKTMERPLSPDLPIIRPRRTNVPTYEEPRNLGDKTFNNCPASGSVAIDFKTRLIQLDPSSNRIECSDSVKQLYANEKSSAAGVPANASLGSLLHEDEARNSVASSAKKSDNTSRPVLSESNYNGHPNSILYSRHLCQEALNKNSSHQICDKSSDPGLQAIAGKSKTKVPKPVKLDSNSMIGHHCLSQKTPMHLVGFMRMKISKMVNLFRYWETLISEAGKLSKEASIDGLLLERVSTEPSLPTEEKVSLIFSLLLSDIRFDAEPFAGGNFDASAFSLSVKSCMEARWIFLKRDQLDVLVSLIVDFLVNKEVVVCEKKGQKVSDASKYHNLDDESGLQLSTKPATIDQFVSACILLASLCIEVERVDVALEVSYKVLQMGKSNLSWTLLALHVFGSLCGDKFLLPKSCNFVMTAICLVVLLLESKDTSLCLVSSYIQRNRPTTFLSCAHCLFNVDTVSIDGFISSLLDELDLCSRLWNNHDNSKETIARCSSHLGSSSGLEINCGEPCNIFKQGKLAEDTHNYPAGIDLCYFTELISLLELFGIYMNCEWTYNNVVVRLLEILESCTCDEYSAALLVLVSQLGRFFIDDVGYEQRAVSELRNKLSLLIGTSFTKSRSVTVQFSGIGALLSLLPLPFDKIVGTQSRPLSGPFVLQASRISEWFVQLSKEHQSLALSFFS from the exons A TGTGCAAGGAGGAACGTCTCCGAGGTGATTCAGCAGAATCAGCTAGGGAAACTGAGTCTGATGCCAGAGATCTACTAGAGAAGGAGATAATTGAATTGAAGGCACAGAACTCAACTCTGCAGCAAACACAAACTATCTGCAAAAATGATAATGAACTTTTACGCATCTCCAAATTGGAGGAAGAAAATATAAATCTTAAACAGGTTGTaggagaagaaaggaagaagattacttatgagaagaaaaaagttgaagaagaaaagaacaagGCTCTAGAAATGCAAAAGATATTGAAGTCGGAGACACAGAAGTCTGAAGAGTACAGAAAGGTTGCTGATACGGAAAGGAAAATAGCCAATGATTGGCGATTATCGTGTGAAAGATTGAGGAGTGAAACAAATGAAGCCAAAGCACAGTTGGCTGCTCAGCTTCAGAAAACAGAGGTGGCGCTTAAAAGGGTTGAAGCTGAGAAGCAGAAGGTACCCAGAGAAAAGAAACGTGCTGATTCAGAGAAATCTTTGGATGAAAAGAACAAAACGCTAATTGAAGTTGAGAGGAAAAAAGTAATGGAAGAGAAGAGCCGTGCTGACAATTTGTTTGCAAAGTTAGTGGAGCAGAAGAAACTTAATGAGGATTTACGAACTAGCATTAAAGTTGAGAGAAAGAATGCAATAGAGGAGAAAAAACGAGCAGACCATCTACTTCAAAAGTTTGAAGAGGAGAGAATTTTTTTGCAGAGGAAGTCAAATGAACTTCGCGCCGTAAGAGATGTAATTTCTTCCGGCAAATATGGGAGGCAACATGTTGATAGAGCTTCTGAAAGTGCAAATGTAAAGCTTCTTAAAGAGAAGCTTAAGCTGAAGAAAGGGCAACTAAAGCATGTGAAAAATGTGTCGAAGCTAGATAAAGCAAAAAACACTTTGATAAGAAGAGAGCTTCAGCGCTTAAAACAAGACTGGATGCAGCTACTGAGCCGATTTAACATGCTCGATGACCATCTTGCTGGTGGTATTGAAGGTATTCATGTCTTAACAGAG TTGAAGCAACATCCGGAGATGCATGGCTTTGAACAGAATCTCCTTCCTAATGATCCAGTTACTGCCCCATATTTTGGGTTGCAGTCTGGGATGGTACCATTTGGCTCTTGTATCCCAAGAGGATACACTTCGTATCAGTTGCCCAGAGAAAGCTGCACAAGACCAATCTCAGGTACTAGTTCTGAACTAGGGCTTCCTCTTGGTAGTTCTCTCAGAACAAAGTCTAAAAGTCACCACAGATCTTCATGTCGCACATCCAAATCTGATGAAAAGTTCATGGGCTCACAGGGTAAGGATAGCCTGTTTGTATCCTCATCAACAGATATCAGAAAAAACCAGAATTCAGTTGTTCCCGAGCTGCCCACTAAAGATAGTAATGATACAACAAGGCAAGATGATAGAGCACTGTCTCGGGAAGCATTGAATTTGTCCTTGTCTGCTGGTACAGAAATTACAGTTAAAGCTCTCGGTGgtgagaggaaaagaaaaaggaccaAAAAGCTTCTAGAATCCACTGCTTGTCTTACCTCTAAGCATGATTTGCTGCATTTGAAATCGAAAGTGCATGCTACCACTTTGAATGACATTTTAGCATTTAAGGATGATCGTTCAGGTCTGCAGCAAGAAAATGACATCATGCCGTGTGTGACTGAAGGTGACATGGAAAATCATAGGAGGAAATATCTTGCTGTCGCTGATAAAGCTCTTCCCTTCAGTTGCCCTGCTAAAATGCCTTCTCCTTGTGGAGGAAATGCTTGTGTAGGTAGCAAGTTTGCCTTGTTGCTCTCCTTTGAGGAAATGATCCGTGGAAACTGCTTGAAGTTGCTCAATTTGGACAATTATGCGGATGAGGAAAAGTACAGGAAGACAATGGAGAGGCCTCTTTCACCAGACCTGCCCATTATTCGACCCCGCAGAACTAATGTGCCTACATATGAAGAACCTCGCAATTTGGGTGATAAAACCTTCAACAATTGTCCTGCCTCAGGATCTGTTGCCATTGATTTCAAGACGAGGTTGATCCAGCTTGATCCATCCTCTAATAGAATTGAGTGTAGTGACAGTGTTAAACAGCTTTATGCAAATGAAAAATCCAGTGCAGCAGGCGTGCCAGCCAATGCTTCTTTGGGCAGCCTTTTACATGAGGACGAGGCCCGGAATTCTGTAGCATcttctgccaagaagtcagaCAATACCAGTAGACCAGTGTTGTCAGAAAGTAATTACAATGGTCATCCAAATTCCATTTTGTATTCACGGCATTTGTGCCAGGAGGCGCTTAACAAAAACAGTTCCCATCAGATTTGTGACAAATCATCAGATCCTGGACTGCAAGCTATTGCTGGGAAAAGTAAAACAAAAGTGCCCAAGCCAGTCAAGTTGGACTCAAATAGTATGATTGGGCATCATTGTTTGTCCCAAAAAACTCCAATGCACTTAGTTGGATTTATGAGAATGAAAATAAGCAAAATGGTAAACTTATTTCGATATTGGGAGACACTGATTTCTGAAGCTGGAAAGCTTTCTAAAGAAGCTTCGATTGATGGTTTGTTACTTGAAAGAGTATCAACTGAACCGTCGCTACCTACAGA AGAGAAGGTTTCCCTCATATTTTCCCTTTTGTTGTCGGATATTAGATTCGATGCAGAACCTTTTGCGGGTGGAAATTTTGACGCCTCAGCCTTTTCCTTGAGTG TGAAATCTTGTATGGAAGCAAGGTGGATCTTTCTGAAAAGGGATCAGCTGGATGTTCTTGTCTCATTAATTGTGGATTTTCTCGTGAATAAAGAAGTTGTGGTGTGCGAAAAAAAGGGACAGAAGGTTTCTGATGCAAGCAAGTATCATAATCTAGATGATGAATCTGGTCTACAGTTATCCACTAAACCTGCGACAATAGATCAATTTGTCTCTGCTTGCATTCTGTTGGCTTCCCTATGTATTGAAGTGGAGAGAGTGGATGTTGCTTTAGAGGTTTCGTACAAAGTTCTTCAGATGGGTAAAAGTAATCTTTCTTGGACTCTGTTAGCTCTCCATGTCtttggttctttgtgtggtgaTAAGTTCCTCCTTCCAAAGAGTTGCAACTTTGTCATGACAGCTATATGTTTGGTTGTCCTGCTTCTTGAGAGCAAAGACACTTCTCTGTGCCTTGTGTCATCATATATTCAGAGAAATAGGCCAACAACATTTCTGTCCTGTGCACATTGCCTGTTTAATGTGGATACGGTTTCTATAGATGGTTTTATCTCTTCTCTACTGGATGAGCTGGATTTGTGTTCTCGGCTGTGGAACAATCATGACAACTCAAAAGAAACTATTGCAAGGTGCAGTTCTCATTTGGGATCAAGTAGTGGACTGGAGATCAACTGTGGTGAACCTTGCAATATTTTCAAGCAAGGAAAACTTGCTGAGGATACTCATAACTATCCTGCAGGGATTGACTTGTGCTACTTTACCGAACTAATTTCTTTGCTTGAGCTCTTTGGGATCTATATG AACTGTGAGTGGACATACAACAATGTTGTTGTCCGCCTTCTGGAAATTTTGGAATCATGCACGTGTGATGAGTATTCAGCTGCTCTGTTAGTGCTTGTTAGCCAGCTCGGAAG GTTCTtcattgatgatgttggttaTGAGCAGAGAGCAGTTAGTGAGCTGAGGAACAAATTGTCATTGTTAATAGGGACAAGTTTTACAAAATCAAGGAGTGTAACTGTTCAGTTTTCTGGTATTGGTGCATTGCTTAGCCTCCTTCCATTGCCATTTGACAAAATTGTTGGTACACAAAGTAGACCATTATCAGGTCCCTTTGTTCTGCAAGCAAGTCGGATTTCTGAATGGTTTGTTCAGTTAAGCAAGGAGCATCAATCTTTAGCTCTTTCCTTTTTTAGCTGA